One genomic region from Quercus robur chromosome 4, dhQueRobu3.1, whole genome shotgun sequence encodes:
- the LOC126720267 gene encoding uncharacterized protein LOC126720267, translated as MSGFALGLAFDSKSGQMVMVALLLTVGTFYAGTLFGNNDPIYVSELPSNSSSSSPSSFSTACRVHEDIKLWEYTVQRLLDWNMIILGIILCWVIYRQVLDNGMELK; from the exons ATGAGTGGCTTTGCGCTGGGTTTAGCGTTTGATTCCAAATCAGGTCAAATGGTAATGGTGGCTCTGCTTTTAACGGTTGGGACCTTCTATGCTGGCACCCTCTTTGGCAACAATGACCCCATCTACGTCTCCGAGCTCccttccaattcttcttcttcttctccttcttcctttTCCACTG CTTGTAGAGTTCATGAAGACATAAAACTTTGGGAATATACAGTACAAAGGCTTTTAGATTGGAACATGATAATATTGGGTATCATACTCTGTTGGGTAATCTAcaggcaagttttggacaatGGAATGGAGTTGAAGTAA